TAATGCACACTCCCATGACAGCCATGATGCGAGCCACGGCAGCGTAAAGTCTTACGCTATCGGCTTCATCCTGTCGGTGATCCTGACGATCATCCCGTTCGGCCTGGTGATGTACCCAACCCTGCCGAAAGCCACCACATTGGCAATCGTGCTGTTGTTTGCGGTGATCCAGGTGGTTGTCCACCTGTATTACTTCCTGCACCTGGATCGCTCCCAGGCCCAGCGCAACAACGTGATTGCGTTTGTGTTCACGGCCATTGTGATCCTGCTGCTGGTTGGCCTGTCGTTGTGGATCATGTTCAGCATCCACACCTACATGATGGCGAAGTGAGGTAAGACCCGATGTCGCTTAAGCACTTTATCCAAATCACCAAACCGGGGATCATTTTCGGTAACGTGCTTTCTGTGGCAGGCGGTTTCTTCCTGGCCTCCAAGGGGCATGTCGATCTGGCCATCTTCCTGGCGGCAATGATCGGCACTTCCCTTGTTGTGGCCTCCGGTTGCGTGTTCAACAACTGCATCGACCGTGACATCGATATCAAGATGGAGCGCACCAAGAATCGCGTGCTGGTCCAGGGCCTTATCTCCCTGAAACTGGCACTGATCTTCGCGACCGTCCTCGGTGTTGCCGGCGTGGCGTTGCTGTACACGGTGGCCAATCCGCTGGCGGCGTTGTTTGCCGTGATCGGCTTTGTCATCTACGTCGGCCTCTACAGCCTGTACCTCAAGCGCAAGTCGGTTCACGGCACGCTGGTGGGCAGTCTGTCGGGGGCGATGCCGCCGGTGATTGGTTACGTGGCTGTGACCAATAGCTTCGACATGGCCGCGCTGGTGCTACTGGTGATGTTCAGCCTGTGGCAGATGCCGCACTCCTACGCCATTGCGATCTTCCGTTTCAACGACTACCTGGCGGCTTCGATTCCGGTATTGCCGGTCAAGCGCGGCATCCAGGTGGCGAAGAAACACATCCTGCTCTACATCCTGGCCTTCCTCGTGGCGACCTTGATGTTGACCTTCAGTGGCTACGCCGGCATGAGCTACCTCGCCGTCGCCGCGGCCATGGGCATGTACTGGTTGTACATGGCCTGGACCGGCTACAAGGCGGTGGATGACACCGTCTGGGCGCGCAAGTTGTTCGTCTTCTCGATCTTCACCATCACCGCCTTGAGCGTGATGATGTCCCTGGATTTCCAGGTGCCGAAAGAGTTGCTGCTGACTTACGCCCACTGAGTTGGGATGCAATGAAAAGCCCCGCCTTCGAGAGAAGAGCGGGGCTTTTTATTGAACTCTGAAAGTACCGCAGAACCCCTGTGGGAGCGGGCTTGCTCGCGAAAGCGGTGTATCAATCAACAAATAAAGTGACTGACACTGCGCATTCGCGAGCAAGCCCGCTCCCACATTAGAGAGGTGGTGCGGCGGCTTATTGCTGGGCGATGCTGTAACCGTCAAACGCCGTCTGCTGTTGCAGCGCGCTGACGATGCTCTTGCGGGTCAGTGGCTGCTCGGCACCGGAGTTATCCACAAAGGTTTCGCTCTCAAGCTCGGCCTCATCGCCTTCACCCACAAAGCTGAAACCGAGGAATTCCAGCGCCTCGCGGTCAACATTGAGCTTGGAGCGTGGCGTGCGCAACGGCAGCGTTACGCTGATCCCGTCCTTGCTGATCACAAACACTTCCACTTCCTTCTTCGCCCGTGCGGCCTTGCCTTTGCCGGCGCTTGGGTTGCTGATGGCCTGGTGGGTCTGGTTCAGCACTTTCAGCGCCAGGCCATACACCAGTTCCTGGAACTCGGGGTCGTCCTTGAAGCTGGAAAGGATGCGGCTGATCGAGAACTTGCTGCTCAGGTCTTCGAGGGCGGCGTTGTCGGCGGCTTCGGCGTCCTTGAGCTGCTTGAGCTGGCCCATCAGGTCGTAGGCCTTGTCATCGTCAAAGGCGTCGTGGGCCTGGCGGATGGCCACGCGCAATTCGCGGATCTGGTCGCTTTCCTTGGAGGTATGGAACGCGTCCAGCACCATTTCACTGATGTTCTTGGCCGCTGGCACATGCTGTGAAAGATTGATGGCGTTTTCGTATTCAGCTTTGGATTGCAAGGTGACTACGGATTCTTCGGTACGGGAATCAGACATTGAAATTTCACTACTTCTGTAAGCGGGGAGACGAAAAAGCGTCGGGCATTTTCAAGGGCCAGGGTAGCAAGGTCAAGGCGGCACTCTGCCTTCATCGTCATCCGCGTCTACAGGCCCTGCATCTCCTGCAATTGCATCTCTAGCTGTGCTCGCAGCCCGCTGCCGCGTCGGGCGATGAACACCAGTTGTGCGCAATTCTGCGCATGCTCGCCGCTGGCCAGGGTGAACTGGCTGCGGTTGCCCACATGTTGCAACCAGAAGGGCTGGTCGTTGCCCTGCAAATGCACCAGGCCTTTAAGGCGGAACACGTCCTTGGGCAGTTGCCCCAGCCAGTCGCGCAAGGCCTTGGCCGGCAGGGCCTGGGTGCCTTGCCAGGTCCAGCTTTCAAACAGTTCATGGTGCGGCGCTGGCACGGGAGTAAAGCCGTTGCGCGGGCTGCGTTCGCCCAGCAGCAGGGCGTCGGGGATCTGCGCCTGCACGGTGCTGATCACCCGCGTGCGCGCACCGATAGTTGCGCGCAGGCTTTGCAGTTCGGCGGCGCTGACCAGGTCGGCCTTGTTCAGCAGCACCAGGTCGGCACAGGCCACCTGAGCGCGGGACAAGCGGGCGAACTCACCTTCCAGGGCGGCATAACCGCTGGCGTCCACCAGGGTGATCACCGTATCCAGATGCAAGTGCGCCTTGAGCTGTGGATAACCCAGGGTTTGCACAATGCGCTGCGGGTCGGACACGCCACTGCACTCAATCACGATGCGATCCAGGCGCGGGCGCAGTTGGCTCAGGCTCACCAGTTGCGCCAGCAGGTCCTCTTGCACGGTGCAGCAGATGCAGCCGTTCTGCAGGCTGAACACCGCATCGGTGACTTCGGCGATGATCGCCGCATCGATATTCAGCTCGCCAAAGTCATTGACGATCACCGCCATGCGCCCATGTTGCGGCTGCTGGGCGATGCGGTTGAGCAGGGTGGTCTTGCCGGCGCCGAGAAAGCCCGAGACCACTGTGACGGCAATGCTGTCGTTATTCATTCGATCACCGGTGGCAGGCCTTGCCACACGGCTTGCAATGCCGTGTCTGCAAACGCGTTGAGACGGTCGTAGACCGGGCGGCCATCGACAAAGGTCAGCAGCACTTGGGTCTGGTGAATGTAGTTGCGCGCCGGTTGGGCGAACAGGTCGCGGTCGATCACGATCAGGTCGGCGCACTTGCCCACTTCCAGGCTGCCGGTGGAATGCTCCAGGCCCATGGCGTGGGCGCCGTTGAGGGTTGCCACTTGCAGCGCCTGTTCCAGGGTGATCGGCTCGCCGAAGCAGTCCGGTTCCTGGTTCCACGGGTTCTGCCGGGTGACCATGGTTTCCAGGGCCAGCCACGGGTCAATCGAAGCCACCGGCCAGTCGGTACCCATCACCGCCAGGCCACCTTCGGCCAGCACGCCTTTGAAATCGTAGATACGCTTGAGGCGCTCGGCGCCATAACCGGAGCGGGCGCCGCTGGCAAACGGCGTCGGGTACCAGGCCGCCGGGGAGAACTCGGCGATCACATTCAGCGCCTTGAAGCGCTTGAGGTTGCCCGGATGCAGCAGGGTGCTGTGGGCGCATTGGTGACGAATGCCGCTGTCGCCATTGACTCGCCGCGCCTCGGCCACGGCATCGAGGAACACATCGGACGCGCCGTCGCCGGTGCAATGGGCGATCACCCGCAGGCCGCGCCGGTCCATGTCCACCACCATGTCGGTGATATGTTCCGGGGTCAGGTTGAGCTTGCCACGCCAGGTGGAATCGGCGGCCCAGGGCGTCATCAGGTACGAAGATTTGGGTTCCACGGTGCCGTCGAAGTGGAACTTCACGGCGTTGGCATTGAGCCGGGCGCTGCGATAGTAGTGACGCTCGCCACCGAGCAGTTCCCAGCGCCGGCGCACCGGGAAGATATCGTCCTGCCAACTGATCGCCGCTTCCACGCGCAGGCTCAATTCGCCGGCGTCGTCCAGTTCCTTGAGGGCATCCAGGCGCCGCTCGCAGACGTGCACGTACTTGGTCGCGGTAACGCCGCGTGAGCTCTGGAAATGCACGCCGTCGCGATAGGCCCGGCGCAGCACCGCTACCGGTGTGGGCGGCATGGCCGCGTGGATCAGCGCGTAGGCGCCATCGATCATCAGGCCATTGGGCTCGCCGCTGAGTTCGTCGCGCTCCATGTAGCCATTGCGTGGGTCAGCGGTATGGCGGTCGATGCCGGCCAGTTTCAAGGCGCAGGAGTTGACCATCATGGTGCCCCACATGCGGTCCAGCAGCGCCACCGGGCGATCCGGCATGATGCTGTCGAGCCATTCGCGACCTGGGGTCAACCCGGCTTCGCGGAAGGTGTAGCGCACCCAGTATTGGCCGTAGATCCAGCCATCGCCGGGGTGGGCATCGGCGTAGGCGTGGATCGCCGCCGCCAGTTGTTCGGGGGGTGGGGTCTTCGATGCCCACGTCCAGGTCATCGCTGTAGCGCGGGGCCAGGGCGAGGTCGGGGTGGGTGTGCATATCGTGCAGGCCGGGCATGCAGAATGCACCCAGCAGATCGTGCTGGCGGGTCTGCGGGCCGATCAGGTGTTGCAGGTCGGCAAGGGTGCCCACTGCGATAAAACGTCCCCCGCGAATCGCCACCGCGTCGGCCCACGGCTGGCTTGGGTCGAGGGTGTAGAAACGGCCATGGTGCAACACCAGGTCAGCGTGCTCGCCGACAACGGAGTGGGTGGAAGTGAATTGGTCGGAAGCGGTCACGGGGGAAACCTCAATATTCAAGACGAGCAAAGATCAGTGGGAGCAGGCAAGCCAGCTCCCACATCAATCCTGGTGTTCACATAATCAGCGGTTGGCTCTCAGGCCCTCGACGAACCCGGCAATGCGCTGGCAGGCGTCCTTGAGGGTGTCGTCGGCGACGGTAAAGGAGATGCGCACAAAGCCCTCGGCACTGGCGCCAAACGCCTGGGCATCGAGCACCGAGACGCCGGTGGCGCGGAACAACTGCCAGGCAAAGTCCATGCTCGACAGCCCCGTGCGGCGCACGTCCACCAGCATGAACATCCCGGCCTGGGGCACGCGGCAATCGAGGTCGGCAATGCCGCCGAGGCCCGCTACCACCAGGTCACGCCGGCGGCGATACACCGTGCGCGCATCGCTGACCACTTCGTCATCCAGCTCCAGGGCCTTGATCGCCGCTTCCTGGATAAACCCCGGCAAGCCATAGAGCATGCACAGCAGCAGGT
The Pseudomonas hygromyciniae genome window above contains:
- a CDS encoding CobW family GTP-binding protein; protein product: MNNDSIAVTVVSGFLGAGKTTLLNRIAQQPQHGRMAVIVNDFGELNIDAAIIAEVTDAVFSLQNGCICCTVQEDLLAQLVSLSQLRPRLDRIVIECSGVSDPQRIVQTLGYPQLKAHLHLDTVITLVDASGYAALEGEFARLSRAQVACADLVLLNKADLVSAAELQSLRATIGARTRVISTVQAQIPDALLLGERSPRNGFTPVPAPHHELFESWTWQGTQALPAKALRDWLGQLPKDVFRLKGLVHLQGNDQPFWLQHVGNRSQFTLASGEHAQNCAQLVFIARRGSGLRAQLEMQLQEMQGL
- the cyoE gene encoding heme o synthase, with the protein product MSLKHFIQITKPGIIFGNVLSVAGGFFLASKGHVDLAIFLAAMIGTSLVVASGCVFNNCIDRDIDIKMERTKNRVLVQGLISLKLALIFATVLGVAGVALLYTVANPLAALFAVIGFVIYVGLYSLYLKRKSVHGTLVGSLSGAMPPVIGYVAVTNSFDMAALVLLVMFSLWQMPHSYAIAIFRFNDYLAASIPVLPVKRGIQVAKKHILLYILAFLVATLMLTFSGYAGMSYLAVAAAMGMYWLYMAWTGYKAVDDTVWARKLFVFSIFTITALSVMMSLDFQVPKELLLTYAH
- the cyoD gene encoding cytochrome o ubiquinol oxidase subunit IV yields the protein MANAHSHDSHDASHGSVKSYAIGFILSVILTIIPFGLVMYPTLPKATTLAIVLLFAVIQVVVHLYYFLHLDRSQAQRNNVIAFVFTAIVILLLVGLSLWIMFSIHTYMMAK